A genome region from Christensenella minuta includes the following:
- a CDS encoding deoxyguanosinetriphosphate triphosphohydrolase family protein: MDKKREKKYLELDPEVKEAVYADLKRKQDEMYECATRDKCSMRREKETFRVQRPNFAKDSERILYCRYFNRYADKTQVFSLYKNDDITRRILHVQLVSRIARNIGRMLNLNLDLIEAIALGHDLGHTPFGHAGERFLSKLYHANTGRYFNHNVHSARILDKVLSLNLSLQVLNGILCHNGEKVSGEYKPRGYRSRDAVGAFEEFERQMEECYTEAGAVGKLVPATLEGCVVRLADVIAYLGKDRQDAQILKIGVQEPFSENNVLGSTNSDFINNIITNVVSNSYGKPYIKLDEEYAAALAYEKQVNFKRIYGPQDKNEPYPTIRKMFARVYDKLLEDFVKGDQGSPIFRHHINHVYSGFSRAEGLKEAYLQEEPNQVVVDYIASMTDDYFLDLHAVLFPDAPKLEYISYFSGKKRQ; encoded by the coding sequence ATGGATAAAAAACGCGAGAAAAAGTATTTGGAGCTTGATCCCGAAGTGAAGGAAGCGGTTTATGCCGACCTGAAACGTAAGCAGGATGAAATGTACGAGTGCGCGACGCGGGACAAATGCTCGATGCGGCGGGAAAAGGAAACCTTTCGCGTCCAGCGTCCGAATTTTGCGAAGGACAGTGAGCGTATTCTTTATTGCCGCTATTTTAACCGCTATGCAGACAAGACGCAGGTATTCTCCCTCTATAAGAACGACGATATTACGCGGCGCATTCTGCATGTACAGCTTGTTTCGCGGATCGCCCGCAATATCGGCCGTATGCTGAACCTGAACCTTGACCTGATCGAGGCGATTGCCCTTGGTCACGATCTCGGACATACGCCGTTCGGACACGCGGGAGAACGCTTCCTCTCCAAGCTTTACCATGCGAATACGGGACGCTATTTCAACCATAACGTACACAGCGCGCGTATTTTGGATAAAGTGCTGTCTTTAAACCTCAGCCTTCAGGTGCTGAACGGTATACTGTGCCATAACGGAGAGAAGGTGAGCGGCGAATACAAACCGCGTGGATACCGTTCCCGGGATGCTGTAGGAGCGTTCGAGGAATTTGAACGCCAGATGGAGGAGTGCTATACGGAAGCCGGCGCGGTAGGCAAGCTGGTGCCCGCAACGCTCGAAGGGTGCGTAGTGCGCCTTGCGGATGTGATCGCGTATCTGGGAAAGGACCGGCAGGACGCGCAGATCCTGAAAATCGGCGTGCAGGAGCCGTTTTCGGAAAATAATGTGCTGGGGTCTACCAATTCCGATTTTATCAACAACATTATTACCAATGTGGTGTCGAACAGCTACGGAAAACCCTATATCAAGCTGGATGAAGAGTATGCTGCGGCGCTGGCTTATGAAAAACAAGTGAACTTTAAACGGATTTACGGCCCGCAGGATAAAAACGAGCCTTATCCCACGATCCGTAAAATGTTTGCACGCGTATACGATAAATTACTGGAGGACTTTGTAAAAGGAGACCAGGGTTCCCCCATTTTCCGCCATCATATCAACCATGTATACAGTGGATTTTCGCGGGCGGAGGGCCTCAAGGAAGCCTATTTGCAGGAAGAACCGAACCAGGTGGTGGTAGATTATATCGCGAGCATGACGGACGATTATTTTTTGGACCTCCATGCGGTTTTATTCCCGGATGCCCCCAAGCTCGAATATATTTCTTATTTCTCCGGGAAAAAGCGCCAATAA
- a CDS encoding aspartate carbamoyltransferase regulatory subunit, producing the protein MLSIDSVERGVVIDHIKAGKAMSIYNYLRLDKLDCAVAIIKNVKSNRMGKKDIIKIENEIETDLEMLGFIDPNITVNIIDGGKIIKKMNLTLPRRVVNIVKCKNPRCITSVEQELPHVFNLTDAERGIYRCAYCEQQAER; encoded by the coding sequence ATGTTAAGTATCGATAGTGTGGAAAGAGGCGTAGTGATCGACCATATCAAGGCTGGGAAAGCAATGAGTATCTATAATTATCTGAGGCTCGATAAGCTCGATTGCGCCGTAGCGATCATCAAAAACGTAAAAAGCAACCGTATGGGTAAAAAGGATATCATCAAAATTGAAAATGAGATCGAAACGGATCTCGAGATGCTTGGCTTTATCGATCCGAATATCACGGTGAACATTATCGACGGAGGGAAAATCATAAAAAAAATGAATCTTACTCTCCCTAGGCGTGTGGTGAATATCGTCAAATGCAAAAATCCGCGGTGCATTACCTCGGTGGAGCAGGAACTTCCGCATGTGTTTAACCTCACGGACGCGGAACGGGGGATTTACCGCTGTGCCTATTGCGAGCAACAGGCGGAACGCTAA
- the argF gene encoding ornithine carbamoyltransferase has product MKHLLKMGDLNKDQINEILDLADRLKAENKQGVKHPLLAGKTLGMIFQKSSTRTRVSFEVGMYQLGGYPLFLSSNDLQIGRGEPVEDTARVLSRYLDGIMIRTYAQQEVEDLAQYGSIPVINGLTDYAHPCQVLADLMTIREYKKSFDGLKMAYIGDGNNMANSLIVGGLTVGMEVACAVPENYWPDPSVLEFAKKYSGFSISGDIYAAARDADVLFTDVWASMGHEAQVRERQKAFKGVQINKDVMAVAKPDAMVQHCLPAHRGEEITAEVFEEHAQEIFDEAENRLHAQKAVMVMVMGDR; this is encoded by the coding sequence ATGAAGCATCTACTCAAAATGGGCGATCTGAATAAGGACCAGATCAATGAGATACTCGATCTGGCGGACAGGCTGAAAGCGGAAAACAAGCAGGGGGTCAAGCATCCGCTTCTTGCGGGGAAGACTCTGGGCATGATTTTCCAAAAGTCATCCACGCGTACAAGGGTCTCCTTCGAGGTCGGTATGTATCAGCTCGGCGGTTATCCGCTGTTCCTTTCCTCGAATGATCTTCAGATCGGCCGGGGTGAGCCCGTTGAAGATACGGCGCGGGTGTTGTCGCGTTATCTTGACGGCATTATGATTCGCACCTATGCGCAGCAGGAGGTGGAAGACCTCGCGCAATACGGCAGTATTCCGGTTATCAACGGCCTTACGGATTACGCGCATCCGTGCCAGGTTCTCGCGGACCTGATGACGATTCGCGAATATAAGAAAAGCTTCGATGGGCTTAAGATGGCATATATCGGCGATGGGAACAATATGGCGAATTCATTGATTGTGGGCGGCCTTACGGTGGGCATGGAAGTTGCGTGCGCGGTTCCGGAAAATTATTGGCCAGATCCGTCGGTGCTGGAATTTGCAAAGAAGTATTCTGGCTTCTCCATTTCGGGCGATATTTATGCGGCGGCAAGGGACGCGGATGTACTCTTTACGGACGTTTGGGCATCTATGGGGCATGAGGCGCAGGTCCGGGAGCGGCAGAAGGCTTTCAAGGGCGTTCAGATCAACAAGGATGTTATGGCGGTCGCAAAGCCGGATGCTATGGTGCAGCATTGCCTGCCTGCGCATCGCGGAGAGGAAATCACCGCCGAAGTATTTGAGGAGCATGCGCAGGAGATTTTCGATGAGGCGGAAAACCGTCTGCATGCACAAAAAGCAGTCATGGTTATGGTCATGGGCGACCGGTAA
- a CDS encoding aldehyde dehydrogenase family protein produces the protein MKQIADKTYGLFIDGKWSAASDGGTFDTFCPANGEKISTCAEATEQDVDIAVEAAWRAWETWKDVSPEERQKILFRVAEVIDENRERLAQIEMLDNGKPIRETMNADIPLAADHFRYFAGAVRTEEGEAMMLDQNTLNLILREPIGVVGQIVPWNFPFLMAAWKLAPVLAAGCCTVLKPSSSTPLSVLELAKLTQDILPPGVFNVITGKGSKSGEYILRHRGFAKLAFTGSTEVGVSVAQAAAEKLIPATLELGGKSANIFFPDCDWEMAMEGVQLGILFNQGQVCSAGSRVFVQEDIYDRFIEDAVQRFDRVKVGEPWKEDTQMGAQISKGQLKKVLDYIEIGKQEGAKVACGGVRITENGLDKGYFMRPTLLVDVKNDMRVAQEEIFGPVAVVIKFKTEDEVIGLANDSEYGLGGGVWTRDLNRAIRVARGVKTGRMWVNTYNSFPAGAPFGGYKESGIGRETHKVILEHYTQMKNIIVNLSEKPSGLY, from the coding sequence ATGAAACAGATAGCAGATAAAACATATGGACTCTTTATTGATGGGAAGTGGTCGGCAGCGAGCGACGGAGGGACCTTCGATACATTTTGCCCGGCGAACGGAGAAAAGATTTCCACCTGTGCGGAGGCAACGGAACAGGACGTGGATATAGCCGTGGAGGCGGCGTGGCGCGCCTGGGAAACCTGGAAGGATGTGAGCCCGGAAGAACGACAGAAAATATTGTTCCGGGTAGCGGAGGTCATCGATGAAAACAGGGAACGGCTGGCACAAATCGAAATGCTGGATAACGGAAAACCCATCCGCGAAACAATGAATGCGGACATACCGCTTGCGGCTGACCATTTCCGCTATTTTGCGGGTGCGGTACGCACGGAAGAGGGAGAAGCGATGATGCTGGATCAGAATACCCTGAATCTGATCCTGCGGGAGCCCATTGGCGTAGTCGGGCAGATCGTTCCGTGGAACTTCCCGTTCCTGATGGCGGCATGGAAGCTGGCTCCCGTGCTTGCAGCCGGCTGCTGTACCGTGCTGAAGCCGTCAAGCAGCACGCCCCTTTCCGTGCTTGAACTGGCCAAGCTCACACAGGACATCCTGCCGCCTGGCGTGTTTAACGTCATAACGGGCAAGGGTTCAAAATCGGGCGAGTACATCCTGCGGCACAGGGGCTTTGCCAAGCTTGCATTTACGGGTTCGACGGAAGTTGGCGTTTCCGTTGCGCAAGCGGCAGCGGAAAAACTGATCCCGGCGACGCTCGAGCTGGGCGGAAAATCTGCCAATATCTTTTTTCCGGACTGTGACTGGGAAATGGCGATGGAAGGAGTGCAGCTTGGCATCCTGTTTAACCAGGGGCAGGTATGCAGCGCGGGTTCGCGCGTATTTGTGCAGGAAGATATCTACGACCGTTTTATCGAAGATGCGGTACAGCGGTTTGACCGCGTAAAGGTGGGCGAGCCGTGGAAGGAAGATACCCAGATGGGCGCACAGATTTCGAAGGGGCAGCTCAAAAAGGTGCTGGATTATATTGAGATTGGAAAACAGGAAGGCGCAAAAGTGGCCTGCGGAGGCGTGCGCATCACGGAAAATGGACTCGACAAAGGTTATTTTATGCGCCCGACACTGCTTGTGGATGTGAAAAACGATATGCGTGTCGCGCAGGAGGAAATATTTGGACCAGTCGCGGTCGTAATCAAGTTCAAGACGGAAGACGAGGTTATTGGCCTTGCGAATGACAGCGAATACGGTCTTGGCGGCGGCGTATGGACAAGAGACCTGAACCGTGCGATCCGTGTGGCGCGGGGCGTAAAGACAGGGCGGATGTGGGTCAATACCTATAATTCTTTCCCGGCAGGCGCGCCGTTTGGCGGCTATAAGGAATCGGGCATCGGCCGGGAGACGCATAAGGTGATCCTTGAACATTATACGCAGATGAAAAATATTATAGTCAACCTTTCAGAGAAACCGTCGGGCCTTTACTGA
- the pyrB gene encoding aspartate carbamoyltransferase — translation MKHLLDPMDISTEEIDELLDLADKIIAEPKKYQEVCRHKKLATLFFEPSTRTRLSFEAAMHELGGDVIGFAGADNSSASKGESVADTVRTVECYADIIAMRHPKEGAATVASQNVCIPIINAGDGGHQHPTQTLTDLLTIRSLKGRLDHLTIGMCGDLKFGRTVHSLIRALSRYTNIKFVFISPKELKVPRYVKEDVLKNNENVTYVQYERLEEIISDLDILYMTRVQRERFFNEEDYIRLRDSYILDAEKMKLAKDDMIVMHPLPRVNEISVEVDKDPRAVYFKQALFGKYVRMALIMTMLGVNA, via the coding sequence ATGAAACATTTATTGGACCCGATGGACATATCGACAGAGGAGATCGACGAACTGCTTGATTTGGCCGACAAAATTATTGCGGAACCGAAAAAGTACCAGGAAGTGTGCAGGCATAAAAAGCTGGCGACACTTTTTTTTGAACCGTCGACCCGTACGCGGCTGAGCTTTGAAGCGGCGATGCACGAGCTCGGCGGCGATGTGATCGGTTTTGCGGGGGCGGACAACAGTTCGGCTTCCAAGGGGGAAAGCGTAGCGGATACGGTGCGCACGGTGGAATGCTATGCGGACATTATCGCGATGCGTCATCCAAAAGAAGGTGCGGCGACGGTTGCTTCGCAGAATGTATGCATTCCGATCATCAATGCAGGCGACGGCGGGCACCAGCACCCCACCCAGACTCTGACAGACCTCCTTACGATCCGTTCCCTGAAAGGGCGGCTTGATCATCTGACGATCGGAATGTGCGGCGACCTTAAATTCGGCCGTACGGTACATTCCTTGATTCGGGCGCTTTCACGGTACACGAATATTAAATTTGTGTTTATCTCGCCCAAAGAGCTTAAGGTGCCGCGCTACGTCAAGGAAGATGTGCTCAAGAACAATGAGAACGTCACCTATGTGCAGTATGAGCGGCTGGAGGAGATCATTTCCGATCTCGACATCCTCTATATGACGCGTGTCCAGCGGGAACGCTTCTTCAATGAGGAAGATTATATCCGCCTGCGGGACAGCTATATCCTCGATGCGGAAAAAATGAAGCTTGCCAAAGATGACATGATTGTGATGCACCCGCTGCCGAGGGTCAATGAAATCTCCGTGGAAGTAGACAAAGACCCGCGGGCGGTCTATTTCAAACAGGCGCTGTTTGGAAAGTATGTCAGGATGGCTCTTATCATGACGATGTTGGGGGTAAATGCGTAA